The proteins below come from a single Myxococcota bacterium genomic window:
- a CDS encoding prolyl oligopeptidase family serine peptidase, protein MARARTRYAESRVHRGAVYWVEGRPEEGGRCALVRSTRDADPCEVSPRGASVRTRVHEYGGGAYCASGGRLFLVDDATGTLCEPGRGVYGERGARYADLALHPSGAWLACVEERAREGAEPSNRLVALRVAPGAADARERAAPIESRHDFASSPAFSPDGAWLAWLAWSHPHMPWDATSLFVAPCGPGGLRGAPHRIAGGSGESIFQPRFAPDGRLVFASDRSGWWNLFAADVERGGAPVPLGPMVAEFGAPQWGLGMSRFDFVDADTLLCATERDGVATLGLLSLATGELRALGLPFTSVDSVRVERGLACFVAAGPRSGEAVYAYEVRERRLHRLAGSAEDADAVEDLAAPESIDVASASGRRVQAFFYAPASRRFAAPARERPPLVVWSHGGPTGVAHPVHRPALQFWTSRGFAVVDVNYAGSTSFGRAARERLDGQWGVADVEDCLAVAVALAREGRVDGDRLLASGGSAGGFTTLCALVFHDVLRAGASHYGIGDLEALARDTHKFESHYTDRLVAPYPEGAATYRARSPLRHAARLARPVVFFQGAEDRVVPPAQAREMVAVLAERGLPHAYVEFEGEGHGFRRAESIACALDTELAFYGAVLGIDVEAPRARRAGW, encoded by the coding sequence GTGGCGCGCGCGCGCACGCGCTATGCGGAGTCGCGCGTGCACCGCGGTGCCGTCTACTGGGTCGAGGGGCGCCCCGAGGAGGGCGGCCGCTGCGCGCTCGTCCGCAGCACGCGCGACGCCGACCCGTGCGAGGTCTCGCCGCGCGGTGCGAGCGTGCGCACGCGCGTGCACGAGTACGGCGGCGGCGCGTACTGCGCGAGCGGCGGACGCCTGTTCCTCGTCGACGACGCGACGGGAACCCTGTGCGAGCCCGGTCGCGGCGTCTACGGGGAGCGCGGCGCGCGCTACGCCGACCTCGCGCTCCACCCGTCGGGCGCGTGGCTCGCCTGCGTCGAGGAGCGCGCGCGCGAGGGCGCCGAGCCCTCGAACCGGCTCGTCGCGCTGCGCGTCGCGCCCGGCGCGGCGGACGCGCGCGAGCGCGCCGCGCCGATCGAGTCGCGCCACGACTTCGCGAGCTCGCCCGCGTTCTCGCCCGACGGCGCGTGGCTCGCGTGGCTCGCGTGGAGCCATCCGCACATGCCGTGGGACGCGACGTCGCTCTTCGTCGCGCCGTGCGGGCCGGGCGGGCTGCGCGGCGCGCCGCACCGCATCGCGGGCGGCAGCGGCGAGTCGATCTTCCAGCCGCGCTTCGCACCCGACGGCCGTCTCGTCTTCGCGAGCGATCGCAGCGGCTGGTGGAACCTCTTCGCCGCGGACGTCGAGCGCGGTGGCGCGCCCGTGCCGCTCGGCCCGATGGTCGCGGAGTTCGGCGCGCCGCAGTGGGGCCTCGGGATGTCGCGCTTCGACTTCGTCGACGCGGACACGCTGCTCTGCGCGACCGAGCGCGACGGCGTGGCGACGCTCGGGCTGCTGTCGCTCGCGACGGGCGAGCTGCGTGCGCTCGGCCTGCCGTTCACGTCCGTCGACTCGGTGCGCGTCGAGCGCGGTCTCGCGTGCTTCGTCGCGGCCGGGCCGCGGAGCGGCGAGGCGGTGTACGCCTACGAGGTGCGCGAGCGCCGGCTGCACCGGCTCGCGGGCTCCGCCGAGGACGCGGATGCGGTCGAGGACCTCGCCGCGCCCGAGTCGATCGACGTCGCGAGCGCGAGCGGGCGGCGCGTGCAGGCCTTCTTCTACGCGCCCGCGTCGCGTCGCTTCGCGGCGCCGGCGCGCGAGCGGCCGCCGCTCGTCGTGTGGAGCCACGGCGGGCCGACCGGCGTCGCGCACCCCGTGCACCGGCCCGCCCTCCAGTTCTGGACGTCGCGCGGCTTCGCGGTCGTCGACGTCAACTACGCGGGCTCGACGAGCTTCGGACGCGCGGCGCGCGAGCGGCTCGACGGGCAGTGGGGCGTCGCGGACGTCGAGGACTGCCTGGCCGTCGCGGTCGCGCTCGCGCGCGAGGGGCGCGTCGACGGCGACCGGCTGCTCGCGAGTGGCGGCAGCGCGGGCGGCTTCACGACGCTGTGCGCGCTCGTCTTCCACGACGTCCTGCGCGCGGGCGCGAGCCACTACGGCATCGGCGACCTCGAGGCGCTCGCGCGCGACACGCACAAGTTCGAGTCGCACTACACGGACCGGCTCGTGGCGCCGTATCCGGAGGGCGCCGCGACGTACCGCGCGCGCTCGCCGCTTCGTCACGCGGCGCGCCTCGCGCGGCCGGTCGTCTTCTTCCAGGGAGCCGAGGACCGCGTCGTGCCGCCGGCGCAGGCGCGCGAGATGGTCGCGGTGCTCGCGGAGCGCGGGCTGCCGCACGCCTACGTCGAGTTCGAGGGCGAGGGGCACGGGTTCCGCCGGGCCGAGAGCATCGCGTGCGCGCTCGACACCGAGCTCGCCTTCTACGGCGCGGTGCTCGGCATCGACGTCGAGGCCCCGCGCGCGCGAAGGGCGGGGTGGTAG
- a CDS encoding phosphotransferase family protein, whose amino-acid sequence MAATDGDVIEVRPDERIDAARVADFLRDRVEGGDLPLAVRQFGGGHANLTYLLRYASPDGARAFEYVLRRPPLGPVAKGAHDMHREYRALSVLWQAFPYAPRALVYSDDVSIVGAEFLVMERRDGVVVRGAVPAVFGGGRDPVANRKLSLVVVDTLAELHGVDAAALGLDALGRPDGFLERQVRGWAERYERAKTSDDPTPGEVARWLADHRPASPPPALLHNDWKLDNMAVAPDDPGRCVAVYDWDMCTIGDPLCDLGTTLCSWRAKGDASEGNPGAMPVGEGFLTDDEGAARYCERTGTDPAVVPYYQVFGIFKMGVVIQQIYFRYAQGQTQDARFARMDALAHALFARAAARRP is encoded by the coding sequence ATGGCAGCGACCGACGGCGACGTGATCGAGGTCCGGCCCGACGAGCGCATCGACGCGGCGCGCGTCGCCGACTTCCTGCGCGACCGCGTCGAGGGCGGCGACCTCCCGCTCGCCGTGCGCCAGTTCGGCGGGGGCCACGCGAACCTCACCTACCTGCTTCGCTATGCGAGCCCGGACGGCGCGCGCGCGTTCGAGTACGTGCTGCGGCGCCCGCCGCTCGGGCCGGTCGCGAAGGGCGCGCACGACATGCACCGCGAGTACCGCGCGCTCTCCGTCCTGTGGCAGGCGTTCCCGTACGCGCCGCGCGCGCTCGTCTACAGCGACGACGTCTCGATCGTCGGCGCGGAGTTCCTCGTGATGGAGCGCCGCGACGGCGTCGTCGTCCGCGGCGCGGTGCCCGCGGTGTTCGGCGGCGGCCGCGATCCCGTCGCCAACCGCAAGCTCTCGCTCGTCGTCGTCGACACGCTCGCCGAGCTGCACGGCGTCGACGCGGCGGCGCTCGGGCTCGACGCGCTCGGCCGGCCGGACGGCTTCCTCGAACGGCAGGTCCGCGGCTGGGCCGAGCGCTACGAGCGGGCGAAGACGAGCGACGATCCGACGCCGGGCGAGGTGGCGCGCTGGCTCGCCGACCACCGGCCCGCGTCGCCGCCGCCCGCGCTCCTCCACAACGACTGGAAGCTCGACAACATGGCCGTCGCGCCCGACGACCCGGGCCGCTGCGTCGCCGTCTACGACTGGGACATGTGCACGATCGGCGACCCGCTCTGCGACCTCGGCACGACGCTCTGCTCGTGGCGCGCGAAGGGCGACGCATCGGAGGGGAACCCGGGCGCGATGCCGGTCGGCGAGGGCTTCCTCACCGACGACGAAGGAGCCGCGCGCTACTGCGAGCGCACCGGGACCGACCCGGCGGTCGTCCCGTACTACCAGGTGTTCGGCATCTTCAAGATGGGCGTCGTCATCCAGCAGATCTACTTCCGCTACGCGCAGGGGCAGACGCAGGACGCGCGCTTCGCGCGGATGGATGCGCTCGCGCACGCGCTCTTCGCGCGCGCGGCCGCGCGGCGTCCCTAG